From Acidimicrobiales bacterium, one genomic window encodes:
- the rplK gene encoding 50S ribosomal protein L11 has translation MAKKQVAAVVRIQIPAGQASPAPPVGTALGPHGVAIMDFCKDYNAKTEDQRGQIVPAEITIYEDRTFSFVLKTPPTAFLIKKAAGLESAANNPGRETAGSITDAQVTEIAELKMRDLNAIDIEGAKLQVAGTARSMGIDVVGNS, from the coding sequence ATGGCCAAGAAGCAGGTCGCTGCTGTCGTCCGAATCCAGATCCCCGCCGGTCAGGCCTCGCCTGCGCCGCCGGTCGGCACCGCGCTCGGTCCGCACGGTGTCGCGATCATGGACTTCTGCAAGGACTACAACGCGAAGACCGAGGACCAGCGCGGCCAGATCGTTCCCGCCGAGATCACGATCTACGAAGACCGCACGTTCTCGTTCGTTCTCAAGACCCCGCCCACGGCGTTCCTGATCAAGAAGGCGGCCGGGCTCGAGTCGGCGGCCAACAACCCCGGTCGCGAGACCGCCGGTTCGATCACCGACGCGCAGGTCACCGAGATCGCCGAACTCAAGATGCGCGACCTCAACGCCATCGATATTGAGGGTGCCAAGCTCCAGGTCGCCGGTACCGCTCGTTCGATGGGTATCGACGTCGTCGGCAACTCCTGA
- the rplA gene encoding 50S ribosomal protein L1: protein MAQSKQYKDNAKKYDRERLHSDAEAVAIIKSLGTKKFDETVDVVVRLGVDPRKADQMIRSTVALPSGTGKDVRIAVFAQGEAAQAARDAGAEYVGGDDLAAEVEGGMTDFDLAIATPDMMPTVGKLGRVLGPRGLMPNPKTGTVTPDVAKAIEEFKGGMVEYRTDRFANVHVPIGKASFDDAALLANLRALVTELERVKPASAKGHYMKKVVLSTTMGPAVRVDPNQIASA from the coding sequence ATGGCGCAGAGCAAGCAGTACAAGGACAACGCCAAGAAGTACGACCGGGAACGTCTGCATTCCGATGCGGAGGCGGTCGCCATCATCAAGTCGTTGGGTACCAAGAAGTTCGACGAGACCGTCGACGTGGTGGTTCGCCTCGGGGTCGATCCCCGTAAGGCCGATCAGATGATCCGGTCCACGGTCGCGCTCCCGTCGGGAACCGGCAAGGATGTGCGGATCGCCGTGTTCGCCCAGGGTGAGGCGGCCCAGGCCGCCCGCGACGCCGGCGCGGAGTATGTCGGTGGCGACGACCTGGCGGCCGAGGTCGAGGGCGGCATGACCGATTTCGACCTTGCGATCGCGACTCCCGACATGATGCCCACGGTCGGCAAGCTCGGCCGCGTGCTCGGTCCCCGTGGCCTGATGCCGAACCCCAAGACCGGCACCGTCACCCCCGACGTCGCCAAGGCGATCGAGGAGTTCAAGGGCGGCATGGTCGAGTACCGCACCGATCGTTTCGCCAACGTCCACGTGCCGATCGGCAAGGCGTCGTTCGACGACGCTGCGCTGCTCGCCAATCTTCGGGCCTTGGTCACCGAGTTGGAGCGGGTGAAGCCTGCGTCGGCCAAGGGTCACTACATGAAGAAGGTCGTGCTGAGCACGACCATGGGTCCGGCGGTTCGCGTCGATCCCAACCAGATCGCCTCGGCCTGA
- the rplJ gene encoding 50S ribosomal protein L10 yields MEDPRPEKVAVVDEVKQKLAETDGAMLTEYRGLDVRALAELRRALRDAGGEYKIYKNTLVRLAARDAGLEIDDLLTGPTAIAFVGERADGSAGDVAAVAKALKEFAKTNSSLVIKGGVIDDQLLSADDLKALAELPSREVLLSMLAGAFQAPMAKFAGLLAAVPRDFAYGLQALIEKGGGPNAAADAPVIEEAPAEETPAEAEAAADEAPEESGEAPEAEATEETPETEASADADAGDAGDDEAGDAGEDSGDAGEEEEA; encoded by the coding sequence ATGGAAGACCCGAGACCCGAGAAGGTTGCGGTCGTCGACGAGGTGAAGCAGAAGCTCGCCGAGACCGACGGCGCGATGCTGACGGAGTACCGCGGGCTCGACGTGCGGGCTCTGGCCGAGCTGCGTCGTGCACTGCGCGATGCCGGTGGCGAATACAAGATCTACAAGAACACGCTGGTGCGCCTTGCGGCGCGCGATGCAGGACTGGAGATCGACGACCTTTTGACCGGTCCGACGGCCATCGCCTTCGTGGGCGAGCGTGCCGACGGATCCGCCGGTGACGTCGCGGCAGTGGCGAAGGCCCTGAAGGAGTTCGCCAAGACCAACAGTTCGCTGGTGATCAAGGGCGGCGTGATCGATGATCAGCTGCTCAGCGCCGATGATCTGAAGGCGCTTGCCGAACTGCCGTCGCGTGAGGTGTTGCTGTCGATGTTGGCCGGTGCGTTCCAGGCGCCGATGGCCAAGTTCGCCGGCTTGCTCGCTGCGGTGCCACGCGACTTCGCGTACGGCCTGCAGGCGCTGATCGAGAAGGGTGGCGGTCCGAATGCGGCCGCCGATGCACCCGTGATCGAAGAGGCTCCGGCCGAGGAGACCCCCGCCGAGGCGGAGGCAGCTGCGGACGAGGCCCCTGAAGAATCTGGCGAGGCTCCCGAAGCCGAAGCCACCGAAGAAACCCCAGAAACCGAGGCGTCAGCCGACGCCGACGCCGGCGATGCCGGTGACGATGAGGCTGGCGATGCCGGCGAAGATTCCGGCGATGCCGGTGAGGAAGAGGAGGCCTGA
- a CDS encoding MFS transporter translates to MNLPGSTTANRQIRRAVLASFLLFVVFGLPDGVFGTVWPNLRDHFGRSDGSLGLLVVATSIGYAAGGVSSGPLTERFRVGRVLPAAMTAALVALAMVASAPHWWVLMLGYLVLGVGWGTADAGINAWMALTQGPRAMGLLHASYGVGAFLGPLLATAFVAGGTAWRAPYVMCTALTGVVVLVLLRHRDGFSIATTTPEISAQDRDLIGSIRLQGLMIAWFSVYVGVEIAVGTWAYTLLTEARGYSDAAAGVLTALYWGGLMSGRFVLAVVGHRVRPEQTLRVSTAGAVAAVVVLWADPGGAGGLALPWIGVAFSAMFPVVMGRTAVYLGEARATRAVGLQIAATSVGAISLPALVGVLADRSDVGVAAPVALASTLALGGLWLLIERSVRIDLA, encoded by the coding sequence TTGAACCTGCCCGGGTCGACGACGGCGAACCGGCAGATCCGTCGCGCCGTTCTGGCGTCGTTTCTCCTCTTTGTCGTCTTCGGTCTTCCCGACGGCGTGTTCGGAACGGTGTGGCCGAATCTGCGCGACCACTTCGGTCGGTCCGACGGCAGCCTCGGGCTCCTCGTCGTCGCCACCTCGATCGGGTATGCGGCCGGCGGCGTGTCGTCCGGTCCCCTCACCGAACGCTTTCGAGTCGGTCGGGTCCTCCCGGCGGCGATGACCGCCGCACTGGTGGCGCTCGCGATGGTGGCGAGCGCACCGCACTGGTGGGTGCTCATGCTCGGCTACCTCGTGCTCGGCGTCGGTTGGGGCACCGCCGACGCGGGGATCAATGCGTGGATGGCACTCACCCAGGGCCCGCGGGCGATGGGGCTTCTCCACGCCTCCTACGGCGTGGGGGCCTTTCTCGGGCCACTGCTCGCGACGGCCTTCGTCGCCGGCGGCACCGCGTGGAGAGCTCCCTATGTGATGTGCACCGCTCTCACCGGCGTCGTCGTGCTCGTGCTGCTGCGACACCGCGACGGGTTCTCGATCGCCACGACCACACCGGAGATCAGCGCCCAGGACCGCGACCTCATCGGGTCGATCCGCCTGCAGGGCCTGATGATCGCCTGGTTCTCCGTCTATGTCGGCGTCGAGATCGCGGTGGGGACGTGGGCCTACACCCTGCTCACGGAAGCCCGCGGCTACTCCGACGCCGCCGCCGGGGTACTCACCGCCCTCTACTGGGGCGGCCTGATGAGCGGGCGCTTCGTCCTCGCCGTGGTCGGACACCGCGTCCGTCCCGAACAGACGCTGCGCGTGTCGACCGCAGGTGCGGTCGCTGCGGTCGTCGTGCTCTGGGCCGATCCCGGCGGTGCCGGTGGGCTCGCACTCCCGTGGATCGGCGTCGCCTTCTCGGCGATGTTCCCCGTGGTCATGGGACGCACCGCCGTCTACCTCGGCGAGGCCCGCGCCACTCGCGCCGTGGGCTTGCAGATCGCGGCGACCTCGGTCGGGGCGATCTCGCTGCCGGCCCTCGTCGGCGTGTTGGCCGATCGCAGCGACGTCGGCGTCGCCGCGCCGGTCGCGCTGGCGAGCACCCTCGCGCTCGGCGGCCTGTGGTTGCTGATCGAGCGTTCGGTCCGCATCGACCTCGCCTGA
- a CDS encoding enoyl-CoA hydratase/isomerase family protein, with amino-acid sequence MASSRMDNETETGTGFETLTATARGRIGRLTLNRPEKLNPLSTACLDELAAAAAWFDARAAIRVVVVGGAGRAFSAGADLGGFTEAGDRSARDGADAGRVMVESIERMRAVTIAAIHGHCIGGGVLLAMACDLRIAAESTNFVIPEVDLGIPLTWGGIPRLVREIGAPATRDLVLSCRPFTAAEAHARSIVNRVVADDDLAAEADALAASLADKSVYTLRATLDAVDAAAEALVSTDGAWSDADQFVTAMHDPESRDVAARYLTQRQRR; translated from the coding sequence GTGGCATCGTCGCGTATGGACAACGAGACCGAGACCGGCACCGGATTCGAGACCCTCACCGCCACGGCACGCGGGCGCATCGGCCGGCTGACACTGAACCGACCCGAGAAGCTCAATCCGCTGTCGACCGCCTGTCTCGACGAACTGGCCGCCGCGGCCGCGTGGTTCGACGCACGCGCGGCGATTCGGGTGGTCGTCGTGGGCGGGGCCGGGCGGGCGTTCTCGGCCGGTGCCGACCTCGGCGGTTTCACAGAGGCCGGGGACCGATCGGCCCGCGACGGCGCCGACGCGGGCCGCGTGATGGTGGAGTCGATCGAGCGGATGCGGGCGGTGACCATCGCCGCGATCCACGGCCATTGCATCGGCGGCGGCGTGCTGCTGGCGATGGCCTGCGATCTCCGCATCGCGGCCGAATCGACCAACTTCGTCATCCCGGAGGTCGACCTCGGGATCCCGTTGACCTGGGGCGGCATCCCTCGGCTCGTCCGCGAGATCGGCGCCCCCGCGACACGTGACCTCGTGCTGTCGTGTCGACCGTTCACCGCAGCCGAGGCGCACGCGCGCAGCATCGTCAACCGGGTGGTGGCCGACGACGACCTCGCCGCCGAGGCCGACGCACTGGCCGCATCACTCGCCGACAAGTCGGTCTACACGTTGCGGGCCACGCTCGACGCCGTCGACGCGGCCGCCGAGGCGCTCGTCTCGACCGACGGCGCCTGGTCCGACGCCGACCAGTTCGTCACGGCGATGCACGACCCGGAGAGCCGAGACGTCGCAGCCCGCTACCTCACCCAACGGCAGCGTCGTTGA
- the secE gene encoding preprotein translocase subunit SecE, with translation MSMNRQQKRMLQKQGEIDADGQPVRARRQPPSGAAAQERTGPVQFLREVRGELRKVAWPSRSETINYSIVVLVTIVVLGAIIYGLDWLFSTFILDLFEA, from the coding sequence ATGTCGATGAACCGACAGCAGAAGCGAATGCTCCAGAAGCAGGGCGAGATCGACGCCGATGGTCAACCCGTCCGCGCTCGACGTCAACCGCCGAGTGGCGCCGCCGCACAGGAACGAACCGGACCCGTCCAGTTCCTCCGTGAGGTCCGCGGTGAGCTTCGCAAGGTCGCCTGGCCGTCGCGCTCGGAGACCATCAACTACTCGATCGTCGTCCTCGTGACCATCGTGGTCCTGGGAGCGATCATCTACGGCCTCGACTGGCTGTTCTCCACCTTCATCCTCGACCTCTTCGAGGCCTGA
- a CDS encoding sigma-70 family RNA polymerase sigma factor yields the protein MGERDNETDAHLVRRLRHGDRAAAEHLYRRHGPTVRFVVMDNVRDRDDIDDVVQDTFARAFARVDQLTDDSCFRPWLLQIARRLSIDARRARLRRPDVTPLGDRVVIDLDAPSELLAEVEELAAALRRGLSGLSLRDRTVLSMTVELGFTLDEVAEALDITYGNAKVVLHRARARLRRSIEPLLAVG from the coding sequence ATGGGCGAGCGCGACAACGAGACCGATGCCCACCTCGTGCGACGGCTTCGGCACGGCGACCGTGCAGCGGCCGAGCACCTCTACCGACGTCACGGTCCGACCGTGCGGTTCGTCGTGATGGACAACGTGCGTGACCGCGACGACATCGACGACGTCGTCCAGGACACCTTCGCCCGCGCGTTCGCCCGGGTCGACCAGCTCACCGACGATTCGTGCTTTCGGCCGTGGCTCCTGCAGATCGCCCGGCGGTTGTCCATCGATGCCCGGCGGGCTCGTCTGCGTCGCCCGGACGTGACCCCCCTCGGTGATCGGGTGGTGATCGACCTCGATGCACCGAGTGAGCTGCTCGCCGAGGTCGAGGAGCTGGCCGCCGCGCTGCGGCGAGGCCTCTCGGGGCTGTCACTGCGCGACCGCACGGTGCTCTCGATGACCGTCGAGTTGGGGTTCACCCTCGACGAGGTGGCCGAGGCACTCGACATCACCTATGGCAACGCCAAGGTGGTGCTGCACCGTGCTCGCGCCCGCCTGCGTCGGTCGATCGAGCCGCTCCTCGCGGTCGGTTAG
- the rplL gene encoding 50S ribosomal protein L7/L12 — translation MATKEEILDAIGAMSVLELSELLSDFEEKFGVTAAAPVAVAAAAPAGGGDAGAEEEKDSFDVVLTSAGEKKIQVIKEVRGLTSLGLKEAKELVDSAPKAILEGASKDDAEKAKAVLEGAGGTVELQ, via the coding sequence ATGGCTACCAAGGAAGAGATTCTCGACGCGATCGGCGCCATGAGCGTCCTCGAGCTCAGCGAGCTCCTGTCGGACTTCGAGGAGAAGTTCGGCGTGACCGCTGCGGCTCCTGTCGCGGTTGCGGCTGCTGCCCCCGCGGGCGGCGGTGACGCCGGTGCGGAGGAGGAGAAGGATTCCTTCGACGTCGTGCTCACCAGCGCCGGCGAGAAGAAGATCCAGGTGATCAAGGAGGTCCGTGGTCTCACGTCCCTCGGCCTGAAGGAGGCCAAGGAGCTGGTCGACAGCGCACCGAAGGCCATTCTCGAAGGTGCGTCGAAGGATGACGCCGAGAAGGCCAAGGCCGTTCTCGAAGGCGCCGGCGGCACCGTCGAACTCCAGTAG
- the nusG gene encoding transcription termination/antitermination protein NusG yields MTDESDMNEEIDDAAEAVIAEAEEIVAEAADDDTAVDDTVVDDTAAPSAPVGAGLANAWTGGAAEVAQTVVDEDELLEDDDFEVDTYVSPYDRPGRWFVLHTQSGYEKKVKQNLEARIASMNMEERIYEVVIPTREIPEFKNGKKVMTEKKLFPGYLLCRTSLDDDAWYVIRNTPGVTGFVNQGGKPSPMRRKDVENFLGVEADRTQEATKKSKPMFEYDMGETVRVKEGPFADFSGEIIEINEDQLKVKVLVNIFGRETPVELEFAQVARL; encoded by the coding sequence ATGACTGACGAGTCCGACATGAACGAAGAGATCGACGACGCGGCCGAGGCCGTCATCGCCGAAGCCGAAGAGATCGTCGCCGAGGCGGCCGACGACGACACCGCGGTCGACGACACCGTGGTCGACGACACCGCGGCGCCGAGCGCCCCGGTGGGCGCCGGTCTGGCCAACGCCTGGACCGGCGGCGCCGCAGAGGTCGCTCAGACGGTGGTCGACGAAGACGAGCTGCTCGAGGACGACGACTTCGAGGTCGACACCTACGTCTCGCCCTACGACCGGCCGGGTCGATGGTTCGTGCTCCACACCCAGTCGGGATACGAGAAGAAGGTCAAGCAGAACCTCGAGGCCCGCATCGCGTCGATGAACATGGAGGAGCGCATCTACGAGGTGGTCATCCCCACCCGCGAGATCCCCGAGTTCAAGAACGGCAAGAAGGTCATGACCGAGAAGAAGCTCTTCCCGGGCTACCTGCTCTGTCGCACGTCGCTCGACGACGACGCCTGGTACGTCATCCGCAACACCCCGGGCGTGACCGGCTTCGTCAACCAGGGCGGAAAGCCCTCGCCGATGCGCCGCAAGGACGTCGAGAACTTCCTCGGCGTCGAAGCCGACCGCACCCAGGAAGCCACGAAGAAGTCGAAGCCGATGTTCGAATACGACATGGGCGAGACCGTGCGGGTCAAGGAAGGTCCTTTCGCCGACTTCTCCGGTGAGATCATCGAGATCAATGAGGATCAGCTCAAGGTGAAGGTGCTCGTCAACATCTTCGGTCGCGAGACCCCCGTCGAGCTCGAGTTCGCCCAGGTGGCGAGGCTCTGA
- a CDS encoding IPT/TIG domain-containing protein, producing the protein MVKLMRAAVLATVLAMLSSGCVYLQRVSTTSTGAEIPDGGTGLDVSADGRYVLFRTSYSMSSFDSNGVDDLYRKDTLTGAVELVTRTPTGGANAASVEGEMSDDGRWVAFSSAASNLVLADTNGTLDVFVHDVVAHTTARASVTSTGGQGSQLADRPAISGDGLHVSFSTASALVPADTDVSRDVYRFERATGAVALVSSASNGVVGDGSSFRSSIDYDGSVIAFDSDSTNLVPGDTNGERDVFVKFDTGLTARVSTGAGNTQATGGSSSPSMSGNGLAVAFTSAAFDLTPGDLNGQDDVFVKAITGEIFLASVATDGTQGSRESNGARISHDGTLVSFFSRATELTQRPTGNGAVVVRDGIDNITTVASRDSNGNPHNGAGVIAAGGTYVLWWNSSPTILPGDTNSAPDTYLQWWSPHEITSISPSTISLGASQPVTITGSGFNRNADISIYTHLGNVDGITFSNVVVVDQTTITADVESTVGVTPVGPKNLWVEAAGGGPGQTSGALANCDTCLTVSL; encoded by the coding sequence ATGGTGAAGTTGATGCGAGCCGCGGTGCTGGCAACGGTGTTGGCGATGCTCTCCAGCGGGTGCGTCTACCTCCAGCGGGTGTCGACGACATCGACCGGGGCGGAGATACCGGACGGCGGGACGGGCCTCGATGTGTCAGCCGATGGGCGCTACGTCCTCTTCCGGACGTCGTACAGCATGAGCAGTTTCGATTCGAACGGGGTCGATGATCTGTATCGGAAGGACACCCTCACGGGCGCGGTCGAACTCGTCACCCGAACCCCGACGGGCGGCGCAAACGCGGCATCCGTCGAAGGGGAGATGAGCGACGACGGGCGTTGGGTCGCGTTCTCCTCGGCGGCGTCCAACCTGGTACTCGCCGACACCAACGGCACGTTGGACGTGTTCGTCCACGACGTGGTGGCGCACACCACCGCACGGGCGAGTGTCACCTCCACGGGCGGTCAGGGCTCTCAACTGGCCGATCGGCCCGCGATCTCGGGCGACGGCCTCCATGTCTCCTTCTCCACGGCCTCTGCCCTGGTGCCGGCCGACACGGACGTCTCTCGCGACGTGTACCGCTTCGAGCGAGCCACCGGCGCGGTGGCACTCGTGTCGAGTGCCTCCAATGGTGTGGTGGGTGATGGCAGCAGCTTCCGTTCCTCGATCGACTACGACGGGTCGGTGATCGCGTTCGACTCCGACAGCACGAACCTCGTGCCCGGCGACACCAACGGGGAGCGGGACGTCTTCGTCAAGTTCGATACCGGGCTGACCGCTCGGGTGTCGACCGGTGCCGGGAACACTCAGGCAACGGGCGGCTCTTCGTCGCCGTCCATGTCCGGTAACGGGTTGGCGGTGGCGTTCACGTCCGCGGCCTTCGATCTCACGCCCGGGGATCTCAACGGGCAGGACGATGTGTTCGTGAAGGCGATCACCGGCGAGATCTTCCTTGCTTCGGTCGCCACCGATGGCACCCAGGGGAGTCGCGAGTCGAACGGCGCTCGCATCAGCCACGACGGCACGCTCGTGAGCTTCTTCTCGAGAGCGACCGAGCTGACCCAACGTCCGACCGGCAACGGCGCAGTGGTCGTGCGGGACGGCATCGACAACATCACGACGGTCGCTTCGCGCGACAGCAACGGCAACCCGCACAACGGGGCCGGTGTGATCGCCGCCGGAGGTACCTACGTGCTGTGGTGGAACTCCTCGCCGACGATCCTCCCCGGCGACACCAACAGTGCGCCGGACACGTATCTGCAGTGGTGGAGTCCGCACGAGATCACGTCGATCTCGCCGTCGACCATCTCGCTCGGTGCGTCCCAGCCGGTGACCATCACCGGCAGCGGTTTCAACCGCAATGCCGACATCAGCATCTACACGCATCTCGGCAATGTCGATGGGATCACCTTCTCGAACGTGGTCGTGGTCGACCAGACGACCATCACCGCAGACGTCGAGTCGACCGTCGGCGTCACGCCCGTCGGGCCGAAGAACCTCTGGGTCGAGGCGGCCGGTGGTGGTCCGGGACAGACGTCGGGCGCGCTCGCGAACTGCGACACGTGCCTCACGGTGTCGCTCTGA
- a CDS encoding tyrosine-protein phosphatase has translation MADPISHVNVVAVGDELQVTWRGGSDDMSVFLSGDPDDAGTDVRAPDAPGRALLPRRARRAYVHLFEPTQGFVVAAERRLPMDGPSNFRDLGGYPTLDGSWTRWGRVFRSDGLHTLSDPDHELMDELGITVVFDLRSHGEVEQAPDRLPAGVRHVHLPMSSDVAQGRSMLERIVDGDLPKFDEDDMADGYLRMLEGFPEFLSEMLHAVGDGERVLFHCTAGKDRTGITAMTMLGLAGVADGYILDDYEVSAHYRAHSAEGTNWFEERIREAGYDPDDYHALWGSPRPAMRKTLEGLRQRWGDHHSYVRSIGVSDDVAARVRAALRTD, from the coding sequence GTGGCTGATCCGATCTCGCATGTCAATGTCGTCGCCGTCGGCGACGAGCTGCAGGTGACGTGGCGCGGGGGTTCCGACGACATGTCGGTGTTCCTGTCGGGCGACCCCGACGACGCCGGCACCGACGTGCGGGCGCCCGACGCACCTGGCCGGGCGCTCCTTCCGCGGCGCGCCCGCCGTGCCTATGTGCATCTGTTCGAGCCGACCCAGGGGTTCGTGGTGGCCGCCGAGCGGCGGCTGCCGATGGACGGCCCGTCGAACTTCCGTGATCTCGGTGGCTATCCCACGCTCGACGGTTCGTGGACCCGGTGGGGTCGGGTGTTCCGCAGCGACGGGCTGCACACATTGTCCGATCCCGATCACGAGCTGATGGACGAGTTGGGCATCACGGTGGTGTTCGACCTGCGTTCGCACGGCGAGGTCGAACAGGCTCCCGACCGGCTGCCCGCCGGCGTGCGCCACGTGCACCTTCCGATGTCGAGCGACGTGGCGCAGGGTCGATCGATGTTGGAGCGCATCGTCGACGGGGATCTCCCCAAGTTCGACGAGGACGACATGGCCGACGGCTACCTGCGCATGTTGGAGGGCTTCCCGGAGTTCCTCTCCGAGATGCTGCACGCCGTGGGCGACGGCGAACGGGTGCTGTTCCACTGCACCGCCGGAAAGGACCGCACCGGGATCACGGCGATGACCATGCTCGGCCTCGCAGGAGTGGCCGACGGCTACATCCTCGACGACTACGAGGTCTCGGCGCACTATCGCGCCCACTCGGCGGAGGGAACGAACTGGTTCGAGGAGCGGATCCGCGAAGCCGGCTACGACCCCGACGACTACCACGCCCTGTGGGGCTCCCCGAGGCCGGCCATGCGCAAGACGCTCGAGGGACTTCGTCAGCGGTGGGGTGACCATCACAGCTATGTCCGCAGCATCGGCGTCTCCGACGATGTTGCGGCACGGGTGAGGGCGGCGCTGCGAACGGACTGA
- a CDS encoding sigma-70 family RNA polymerase sigma factor, whose amino-acid sequence MPATERRLRIVTDPSRNGGPSVGSNLVAAAMDDLVRWAVAGEREAFDEMVRRTHRDAYGLALRLTSDEEDARDVVQDAYLRAYRSLHRFRGDAKFSTWLYRIVANCASTTTGRRRRHRHEELPDEAHVVDPRPDGDPAVQASVGDLRARLDDAIRDLPPRLRAVVVLRDVYDLPHEAIADELGISVSAAKVRLHRARHRLRERVFPLPGEELHAIS is encoded by the coding sequence GTGCCTGCAACCGAGCGTCGTCTCCGGATCGTCACCGATCCGTCACGTAACGGTGGCCCCTCTGTCGGGTCCAACCTGGTGGCTGCAGCCATGGACGATCTGGTCCGCTGGGCGGTGGCCGGCGAACGCGAGGCGTTCGACGAGATGGTGCGTCGCACCCATCGCGACGCCTACGGCCTGGCGTTGCGCCTGACCAGTGACGAGGAGGATGCGAGAGACGTGGTGCAGGACGCCTACCTCCGTGCCTATCGCAGCCTCCACCGTTTCCGTGGCGACGCGAAGTTCTCCACCTGGCTCTATCGCATCGTGGCCAACTGTGCGTCGACGACCACCGGCCGACGTCGGCGTCACCGCCACGAGGAACTGCCCGACGAGGCCCATGTGGTCGATCCCCGTCCCGACGGCGATCCCGCGGTGCAGGCCTCGGTCGGCGATCTCCGCGCCCGACTCGACGATGCGATTCGCGACCTTCCGCCCCGCCTGCGCGCCGTGGTCGTCCTGCGCGATGTCTACGACCTGCCCCATGAGGCCATTGCCGACGAACTCGGCATCTCGGTCAGCGCAGCAAAGGTACGCCTGCATCGTGCCCGCCACCGGCTCCGTGAACGCGTGTTCCCGCTGCCGGGAGAGGAACTCCATGCGATCTCGTGA